TCGCCGCCGACGATCACCAGAGACGGGTTCATCAGGTTCATCATGCCGGCCACGGCGCGGCCGAGATGTTCGGTCGCCTCGGTCGCCACGCGCATCGCCAGCGGATCGCCGGCCAGGGCGGCGTTCTCGATGTCGCGGACCGAGATCGCGCGGCCGGTCAACGAGCTGCCCGGGTACTCGGCGCCCAGTTCCAGCGCGCGCTCGACCAGCGCCTGGCTGCCGGCCAGGGTGACCAGGCATCCCTGCAGCCCGCAGATGCAGCGCTTGCCCTTGGGGTCGATCGAGATGTGCCCGATCTCGCCCGCGGTGCCGGTGGCCCCGCGGTAGATCTCGCCGCCGATCACGTGCCCGGAGCCGATGCCGGTGGCGACCTTGATGTAGGCGAGGTCGTCGACGCCGCGGCCCACGCCCCACCAGTGCTCGGCCAGGGCGCCCAGGTTGGCGTCGTTGTCGACCATCAGCGGCGCGGCGAGCCGGCGCGACAGGTCCTCCAGCCCGATACGACCGCCCCAGGCGGGAATGACGATCTCGGAGAGGCGGTCGGGGTGCGAGGGGTCGAGCGGGCAGGGCACCGCGACGCCGATGCCCACCAGTGGCCGCTCTGCGGCCGCCGGCGAGGCGAGGCATTCGTGGCACAGCGCCTCGATCAGCCGGCGCGTGCCGTGCGGATCGTTGCGCACGGGGTGTTCGCGCGTGGCGTGGGCCAGCACGCGGCCACGCAGGTCGGTCAGCGCGACGGTGACGTGAGCCGCGCCCATCTCGACGCCGAGGATCGTGCAGGCGTCGTCGCGGAATTCGAGCACGATGGGCCGGCGGCCGCCCTGAGACGGGCCCTCGCCGCCCTCGGCGACGATCCCCATGGGCAGGATCTCGTTGACGATCTCCGAGACGGTGGAGCGCGACAGGCCGGCGAGCCGCGCGATGTCGGCGCGCGAGACGCTGCGGTGCTGCCAGATCAGGCGCAGCACGGCGTCGGCGAGGGGCCGCGGTCGGTCCGGATCCGACCGGCGCAGCCCCTTCCAGTACAGGTTGCCGTTGTTCATGCGGTCGATATCCTCCGGTGCGTCCCTCGGCGATCGGGGCATCCTACCTGTGGAAGTAGATGTTGTCCACCAGCACGACACTCGCGTCGGGGGTGCTCAGCACGATCTGGCCCAGATGGTCCAGCGGCACGGTGAACCCGAAATCGGCCAGGGGGATCTCCAGCGACGACCAGCCGCCGGCGACGAAGGCGGGCGTCGTCGACGCGTCGAAGGCCAGCTCGGAACTGCCGGTGCCCCAGCCGTTGTCGCCGCTGAACGGGACCAGCTTCACCAGGAAGCGTGTCCCGGCCGGCGCGTACACGTCGAGGTGCAGGTGCGTCATCGCCGTCACGTCGATCGTGTTCAGGTGGAAGTCGACGCCCACGAAGTTCAGGAAGGTGTAGAAGCGCGACAGGTCGCCGTCGATCGTGAAGAGACCGTCCTCGGCCGTCGAATACTGCCAGCGGGGGTTCCAGTTGACGACGGTCGCGTCGGGGTAGACGCCGCTGAACAGCGAGACCACGTCGGCGGCCGGCAGCGTCGGCGGTGTCGCGGGTGCCGGCGGCGGCTGGTGGCCGCTGACGGTCACGGCGCCTTCGACCGGCATCCCGCCGAGGGTGGCCGTGATGACGGCTTCGCCGAGACCGACCATCCGGATCTCGTTGCGGACGACCGTCGCCACCGACGGGTCCGACGAGCTGAAATCGAAGTAGCCGGGCATGTGGTCGACCCGCACCGGGGCCCCGTCCACGCTGAAGACGGTGTGGACGCTGTCCAGCCTGGCGGTCGTGCCGACGAAGTACTGCTTGTTCAGGGGCTTCAGGGTGGGCTGGGGGTCGGTGACGTTGTCGAGCCGCGCGAAGCGGATGTCGTCGATCCAGATCCGGTGGCCCTCGGGATGGCCGACCTCGCGGCCCTCGGCGAAGGTGAACATGCCGCGCTCGGACACCAGCTTCGCGGGCGCGGGGAGGGGCACGACCACGAACGACCAGGCAGTCGTCAGGGGAATGCCCGAGCGGCCGGCGGTCAGGTGCGAGGTGCCGGTGTTGTCGTTGCCGTAGCCGAACACGTCCATCGCACAGGGGATGCTGGCGCGGGCATAGAAGGTCAGCGCGTTGAAGTCGGCCAGGTCGCGGCCGGCGACGGCGGTCAGCACGCCGCCCGCCCACGCTCCCAGGTTCGAGCCCTCGGGCGGCACGGTGATCGTCAGCGAGTGGTCGCCGGACTGCACGAACACCGAATCGGTGCCCACCGCGTACGGGTCGGTGTCCATGAAGGCCTGGAAGTAGACGTCGGGGGCGTAGGCGTCGTCGAAGACCAGGGGGTCGATCGGCGCGCGCGCCTGGTCCAGGTCGGCGGGGTTGCGGCTGCCGCAGCCGGCGCCGGCCAGGGCCATGGCGCACAGCAGGGACAACGCGAGGGGCGACGAGGGACGGATCGGCATCACGATCGCCTCCGTGGGGATGCGCCGCCGGGTTCGGACCCGGAATCCGGCTGTCGAGCGGTCTTTGTGCGGTTACCGATCAAAGTATGGATGCGGGGATCATCGATGTCAAGCGCGGGGGACGCCACCAAGCCGACATGCGCCATCATCCCAGCCTGCGGCGGTGGATCATCCGTCACGACCGGCCTCGCCCCGCCCCTGCATCTCCCGCAGGTACGCGTACTTCAGGAACGTGTAGACCCCCGCCATCACGGCGATGCACAGGCCGCGAAAGCCGTCCAGGTAGGCCCTCTGCAGCACCAGGCGGCGCAGCAGCGCGAACTTGGGGCGCACCAGCAGGTCGGTCCAGCGCGCGCGGCGGCCGTCCTCGTGCATGGCGGCGGCGGCGGCGCGTGCCGAAGCGGCGTTCTTGCGCAGGTGCTCGGCGAGATCGGCGTAGGTGTAGTGGAGCAGGTCGCCGTCGAGACGGGCGCGGACGCGGCCGCGGAACTCGACGCCGGGGTGGGGCTCGCGGCCGGACCAGACGGCGCTGCCCTTGCGGTACAGGAACGTGCGCCACTCGGGGTACCAGCCGGAGTGGTTGATGAGGCGGCCGGCGTAGACGCCGTGGCGGTTCAGTTCGAAGGCGTCGGCGGCGGGGTCGCCTTCGTGGAAGGCGGCCTCGATCGAGGCATGAAGCGCGGGGGTGACGACCTCGTCGGCGTCCAGGCAGAGGACCCAGGGCTGCGCGGCCTGCTCGACGCCGAAGTTCTTCTGGTCGCGGTAGCCGGTCCAGGCGCGGGCCAGCACGCGTGCGCCGTGTTCGCGCGCGATTTCGACGGTGCGGTCGACGGAGCCGGAGTCGACGACCAGTTGCTCGGCGCAGAAATCGGCGGCGTCGAGGCAACGCCCGAGGTTGCGCTCCTCGTCGCAGGCGACCACGACCAGGGTGATGGGAAGCTTGGGTGCGGTCACGAGGGGTCTCCCGCGCCGGGACGGGCCCGGTCGCCGAACCAGCGGCTCAGCGTGCCTGCGGTGCGCTCCCTGACGCCCGGCGGGAGGCGGCGGGACACGTAAGCGATCGCCGCCGCGACCACGCCGACATCGTCGAGCAGGCCGACCAGGGGCGTCGGGTCGGCCACCGCGTCCAGAGGGAACAGCAGATAGGCCAGCGCGCCGAAGATCGCCAGCTTCGCCCAGGCGGGCGTGGCCGGGTCTCGGGCGGCGTGGTAAAGCCACAGCAGCCGTTCGACGACGCTGCGGACGGGCTTCATTCCGGCTTCTTCGACTGTTTCTCCTTCTTCAGCGCCTTCTTCTCCTTCGCGGTATGCTGCGGCTTCTTGCGGGTCTCGCGGTTGCCCTTGTCCTTGCTGCCCTTCTCCGCCATGACGGTACCTCCGTGCTTGCCATGAAGTTGCGCCGGTCCGGGCCGCCTGCCGGATCTGTCCAGTGGCTGGTTCCGGGGCCGGGCTTCGCCCCGACAGATTAGCAGATCCGGCGCACGACACAACTGCGCGATCCGGCCCCGGGGGTTGTGCTAGGATCACCGCGTGGGCGCTTACCGGGGGGGAGGGCGTCATGACAGTGCGTTGTTTGGCGACGCTGTGCGCGCTCGTGCTCGCGGGCGGCCCGGCCGCGGCCGACTGGGTGTCCATGGAGATCAGCGAGAACCAGGCCGACGCCGATCGTCCGGCGCTGGCGGTTTCGCCGGACGGCTCGGCGGTGATCGCCTGGGAGGAGGCCGGGGTCGGTGTCTGGACGCGGTTCGTCGACGCGTACGTCGGCGACGCGATCGTCGAGCATCCGTCGGAGTTCCAGGGACCCGGCCACCGGCCCGTCGTAGCCTGGACCTGGCGCGGATTCCTGCTGGTCTGGGCCGACGGGCAGGACCTCCGCGGCCGGTACGGCGGCGAGTCCAGCTGGGGGGATCCCTCGCACGTGATCCCCGTAGGGTTGGATCTCGCCGACGCGCAGCTCGATCTGCAGGGCTGCGCCGATCCGGGCTGGAACGTCGGCTGGCTGGGACTCACGGTGCCCGACGGCTCTGCAGTGGACCACTGGTTCGTACGCCTGCACAAGGGCGGCTTCGATCCGCCGGAACTGCTGGTCGAGGGCCTGACCGAATGGGCGGGCGTCCAGGTCGCGCAGGTCCCGCACGCGCTGCAGCCCGTGCCCCGCGTCTACTACTTCCCCGAGTTCACCCGCCTCGCCTGCCGAACCGGCCTCTTCGAAGGGGGCTGGGATGCCGCTTCGATGCTGCCGGGGGAATGCTACGGCGCCGCATGCGACGCGCGGGGCCACGCCGACGGTCGCCAGGCGGTGCTCTCGCTGGGACCGCAACCGACATGCCCCTGCAACACGATCCACTACAGCGAGCAGGACGATGGCGGCAACTGGTCGGCGCCGGTCACGCTGCTGACCGAGCACGACGACTACGACTGGCCGCAGTCGCCGCAGGTCGCGTGGGGTGCGGGCGGCGAGGTCCACGCCTTCTGGGTCCAGTTCACCTACAACGACTGGCTGATGCCAGGCCGCACCCACCTCGAGTACCAGCAGCGCGTCGGCGGCGTGTGGCAGGACCGCAGCGCGGTTCTCGAAGACCAGGAGCGGCGCAGCCTGGGCTGGCACGTCGCGATGGAGTTGACGGCGCAGGGCGAACCGCTGTTCGCCTGGACGCGCCAGGACACGCTGGAGTCCGGGCCGCAGCCGCGTCGCGTCTGGCTGGCACGGCCGCAGTCGGTGGTGGGCGCGCCGGCGTCCGCCGTCGGCGGGCTTGAACTGGCGGCCTGGCCCAACCCCGGGCGCTCGCGGATCGCGTTCGCGGGTTCGGCGCCGCAGGGGGAAGCAGCCACG
The window above is part of the bacterium genome. Proteins encoded here:
- a CDS encoding ROK family transcriptional regulator; the encoded protein is MNNGNLYWKGLRRSDPDRPRPLADAVLRLIWQHRSVSRADIARLAGLSRSTVSEIVNEILPMGIVAEGGEGPSQGGRRPIVLEFRDDACTILGVEMGAAHVTVALTDLRGRVLAHATREHPVRNDPHGTRRLIEALCHECLASPAAAERPLVGIGVAVPCPLDPSHPDRLSEIVIPAWGGRIGLEDLSRRLAAPLMVDNDANLGALAEHWWGVGRGVDDLAYIKVATGIGSGHVIGGEIYRGATGTAGEIGHISIDPKGKRCICGLQGCLVTLAGSQALVERALELGAEYPGSSLTGRAISVRDIENAALAGDPLAMRVATEATEHLGRAVAGMMNLMNPSLVIVGGDLARLGDLLLGPLREHVRNRTLVSSLAAAEIRTSELGPLSVAIGAATLVLKTALEDSRLFPQVAVPARTGVAPA
- a CDS encoding glycosyltransferase family 2 protein gives rise to the protein MTAPKLPITLVVVACDEERNLGRCLDAADFCAEQLVVDSGSVDRTVEIAREHGARVLARAWTGYRDQKNFGVEQAAQPWVLCLDADEVVTPALHASIEAAFHEGDPAADAFELNRHGVYAGRLINHSGWYPEWRTFLYRKGSAVWSGREPHPGVEFRGRVRARLDGDLLHYTYADLAEHLRKNAASARAAAAAMHEDGRRARWTDLLVRPKFALLRRLVLQRAYLDGFRGLCIAVMAGVYTFLKYAYLREMQGRGEAGRDG
- a CDS encoding DUF1232 domain-containing protein gives rise to the protein MKPVRSVVERLLWLYHAARDPATPAWAKLAIFGALAYLLFPLDAVADPTPLVGLLDDVGVVAAAIAYVSRRLPPGVRERTAGTLSRWFGDRARPGAGDPS
- a CDS encoding FlgD immunoglobulin-like domain containing protein yields the protein MTVRCLATLCALVLAGGPAAADWVSMEISENQADADRPALAVSPDGSAVIAWEEAGVGVWTRFVDAYVGDAIVEHPSEFQGPGHRPVVAWTWRGFLLVWADGQDLRGRYGGESSWGDPSHVIPVGLDLADAQLDLQGCADPGWNVGWLGLTVPDGSAVDHWFVRLHKGGFDPPELLVEGLTEWAGVQVAQVPHALQPVPRVYYFPEFTRLACRTGLFEGGWDAASMLPGECYGAACDARGHADGRQAVLSLGPQPTCPCNTIHYSEQDDGGNWSAPVTLLTEHDDYDWPQSPQVAWGAGGEVHAFWVQFTYNDWLMPGRTHLEYQQRVGGVWQDRSAVLEDQERRSLGWHVAMELTAQGEPLFAWTRQDTLESGPQPRRVWLARPQSVVGAPASAVGGLELAAWPNPGRSRIAFAGSAPQGEAATLEVYDLAGRRVATPAMSAAAPGRFAATWDGRDTAGREAPAGVYLMRLSAAGGTVTRRVVLAR